In one window of Arachis ipaensis cultivar K30076 chromosome B06, Araip1.1, whole genome shotgun sequence DNA:
- the LOC107605250 gene encoding cyclic nucleotide-gated ion channel 1 — MRTQQDKFVRFQDWNSDKGSESNYPVINIAPSQRFKTTLNSISAKFQRGLEYGFQRIKRFSSSFKSFLFSRAFSSNYSSRKKILDPQGPFLQKWNKIFVLLCVIAVSLDPLFFYVPVIDDEKKCLSLDNKMEITATVLRTFSDIFYIVHMIFQFRTGFIAPSSRVFGRGVLVEDSWAIAKRYLTSYFLVDILSVLPLPQVVILIVIPGMSGYKSLNTKNLLKFIVFFQYIPRVFRIIPLYKEVTRTSGILTETAWAGAVFNLFLYMLASHVVGAFWYLFSIERETTCWQKACNRSNATCNKEDMYCNNHQGGLSTISTFLNASCPIKETNTTLFDFGIFLDALQSGVVESRDFPQKFFYCFWWGLKSLSSLGQNLTTSTFVWEICFAVFISIAGLVLFSFLIGNMQTYLQSTTTRLEEMRVKRRDAEQWMSHRLLPDSLRQRIRRYEQYKWQETRGVDEDNLICNLPKDLRRDIKRHLCLALLMRVPMFEKMDEQLLDAMCDRLKPVLYTEESYIVREGDPVDEMLFIMRGRLLTMTTNGGRTGFFNSEYLKAGDFCGEELLTWALDPHSSSNLPISTRTVQTLSEVEAFALKADDLKFVASQFRRLHSKQLRHTFRFYSQQWRTWAACFIQAAWRRYAKKKLEESLVEEENRLKDALAKVGGSSPSLGATIYASRFAANALRLLRRNRTRKTRMPERIPPMLLQKPAEPDFTDEEQ, encoded by the exons ATGAGAACTCAGCAAGACAAGTTTGTTAG GTTTCAGGACTGGAATTCAGACAAGGGTTCTGAGAGCAATTATCCTGTGATCAACATTGCACCTTCACAGAGATTCAAAACTACATTAAATTCTATATCTGCAAAGTTTCAAAGGGGATTGGAATATGGTTTTCAAAGGATAAAGAGATTCAGTTCATCATTCAAGTCCTTTCTGTTCAGCCGTGCTTTTTCTAGTAACTATAGTTCTAGAAAGAAAATCCTTGATCCACAGGGTCCGTTCCTTCAAAAATGGAACAAGATATTTGTGTTGCTATGTGTTATTGCAGTATCACTGGATCCTTTGTTCTTTTATGTCCCTGTGATCGATGATGAGAAGAAATGTCTTTCACTGGACAACAAGATGGAGATTACAGCAACTGTTTTAAGAACTTTCTCTGATATCTTTTATATAGTCCACATGATTTTCCAGTTTCGTACTGGATTCATTGCTCCATCTTCTCGAGTGTTTGGAAGAGGTGTTTTGGTTGAGGATTCTTGGGCAATAGCAAAGCGATATCTAACATCTTATTTCTTAGTTGACATTCTTTCTGTTCTTCCCCTTCCACAG GTGGTGATTCTAATAGTCATTCCAGGGATGAGTGGCTACAAATCGCTGAATACAAAGAACTTGCTGAAATTTATTGTTTTCTTCCAATATATACCTCGAGTTTTTCGAATAATTCCATTATATAAAGAAGTTACAAGAACCTCTGGCATTCTCACTGAAACAGCTTGGGCTGGTGCTGTATTTAATCTCTTTCTTTACATGCTTGCAAGTCAT GTTGTTGGTGCCTTTTGGTACTTGTTTTCTATAGAACGGGAAACCACATGCTGGCAAAAAGCCTGCAACCGAAGTAATGCAACATGTAATAAGGAGGACATGTATTGCAACAATCATCAAGGAGGGTTAAGCACAATTTCAACGTTTCTCAATGCTTCTTGCCCAATAAAGGAGACAAACACGACACTTTTTGATTTTGGGATATTCCTTGATGCCCTTCAATCTGGTGTTGTGGAGTCAAGAGACTTTCCACAAAAgttcttttattgtttttggtGGGGCCTAAAAAGTTTGAG TTCTCTTGGTCAAAACCTGACGACAAGTACCTTTGTGTGGGAAATCTGCTTTGCAGTTTTCATTTCCATCGCTGGGTTGGTATTATTTTCATTCCTTATCGGGAATATGCAG ACATATTTGCAATCAACAACAACAAGATTAGAGGAGATGAGGGTGAAAAGGAGAGATGCAGAACAGTGGATGTCTCATAGACTCCTCCCTGACAGCCTTAGGCAGCGAATCAGACGATATGAGCAGTACAAATGGCAAGAAACCAGAGGTGTTGATGAGGATAACTTGATTTGCAATCTTCCAAAGGATTTGAGAAGGGACATTAAGCGCCATCTTTGCTTGGCTTTGCTGATGAGA GTGCCAATGTTTGAGAAAATGGATGAACAACTTTTGGATGCCATGTGTGATCGTCTTAAGCCAGTGCTCTACACGGAAGAAAGCTATATTGTCCGGGAAGGAGACCCTGTCGATGAGATGCTTTTCATAATGCGAGGCAGGTTATTGACAATGACAACCAACGGAGGAAGAACAGGCTTCTTTAATTCCGAGTATCTTAAAGCTGGTGACTTTTGCGGAGAAGAGCTTCTCACATGGGCTTTAGATCCTCATTCTTCATCCAACCTCCCCATCTCAACCAGGACTGTCCAAACACTTTCAGAAGTGGAAGCTTTCGCACTAAAAGCGGATGACTTGAAGTTTGTGGCTTCTCAATTTAGGCGTCTTCACAGCAAGCAGCTACGCCACACTTTCCGGTTCTACTCGCAACAGTGGCGAACATGGGCCGCATGTTTCATTCAAGCGGCCTGGCGTCGCTATGCTAAAAAGAAGCTTGAAGAGTCTCTCGTTGAAGAAGAGAATAGGCTGAAAGATGCATTGGCAAAGGTAGGTGGTAGCTCACCAAGTCTAGGTGCCACCATATATGCCTCCAGGTTTGCTGCCAATGCACTTAGATTGTTGCGCCGTAACCGCACAAGGAAGACAAGGATGCCGGAGAGAATACCCCCCATGCTGCTTCAGAAGCCTGCGGAACCTGATTTTACTGATGAAGAGCAGTAA